In Nitrospira defluvii, the genomic stretch TGCCACAAAGCCACCGGGGCGCCCGCGTCTTTATCCGCGAGTACGACGGCCCGCTCCAACCATTCAACCGCGCGAGCACAGACGTTGCCGCTGTACCACGACTCACCCGTGCGATAGGCCGCCTTCGCAGCCAGATTGGAGTCCGGCACCACCTTGGGAATCGTCTCCAAGAGTTCGGCGGCCTGCATAGGCTCGTTCTGCTTCAACAAGGACGCTGCAATCCAGAGCCGCAGATAGTCGTCGAGAACCGGCAGATCAGGTTGCGCAGCACGAAGGAGTTTCGCCGCTTCGACCGGGTCGCGCTCCGTCAACAGCACCCCTAAGACGACTGCCGCCCGCTTCGCCCAGATGGTCGAGGGGAAGAGATCCACCACCGCCCGCAGTTGATCGATCTTCAGCATCAGCGCATGATCGCGCTGAGAAGCGGTACCGGAACGCTCATTGATGGCAATGGCCGAACGGAAGCAGTCTTCAGCGGAGACACAGAGCGGGGGGGCGACAGGAAGAGGGCGCGGCGACTCCGCCGTGGCCGTCCAGAAGAGGCTCGGCACAAGGAGAGATGCGGCAAGGCCCAACAAACTGGTCCGCCAAGGAAGTGCGGTCACAATCCCGTCCTGAGCAGCAGGTGAACCGCTTCATTATAGCCTACTGCCGCACAAACGCGACCAAGTTCGCCTTGCTTGTCACAAGTTTTTTCCCTGTGCTAGGCTCCGGCATGATTCAACACGGTTCTGCTCGCACCAATCTGCTCGCCTTCACTGAGTCGGGCATGGCGGCGTACGTCGCCTCGCTCGGGTGGCCGGCCTATCGCGCCTCACAAATTCTGCGCTGGCTTTATCAGGATCGCATCCGCACCTTCGCCGCGATGAGTAATCTTCCGCAGAAGGACCGCGAGTACCTTACCGCCAATTGCAGCATCGAGCGCACCTCGAACATCCACGTATTTTCGTCACAGGACGGCACAAAAAAATTCGTCCTGACGCTCGCCGACGGCAATCAAGTCGAATGTGTGCTCATCCCCGACGAGGACCGGCTCACGCTCTGCCTCTCTACTCAAGTCGGCTGTACCCTGGATTGCGGATTTTGCCTGACCGGGACACTGGGGCTCCGACGCAATCTTCGCGCCCATGAGATCGTCGACCAGGTCCTGCTCGCCCAGGACCATTTGCACGCCGGGGAACGGTTGACGAACCTCGTCTTCATGGGCATGGGTGAGCCGCTGGCCAATCTGGATGCCGTGGCCGACGCCGTCACACGCCTCACCGATCAAACCTGGGGCCTGGGGTTTTCCGGTCGCCGCATCACGATTTCGACGGCGGGACTCGCCTCACGCATCAAAGACGTGGCCCCGCTGAAGGTGAATCTCGCGATCTCCCTCAACGCCACCACCGATGAACTCCGTCAACAGATCATGCCTGCCGCCAACCGGCTCCATTCACTTCAGGCGCTACTCGCCGCATGCCGGGCCTATCCACTTGCCGATCGCGAACGCCTGACCTTCGAGTATGTCCTGCTTGCCGACGTCAATGACCGGGCCGAAGATGCGGCCCGGCTCGTCAAGCTGCTGCGGGGACTCCGTTGCAAGGTCAACCTGATCCCCTTCAACCCCTTTCCAGGCAGTCCATACCGGCGCCCATCCGATACCGCCATTGACAGCTTTCAGAACATCCTCCGTCGAGGCCATCTCGATGTCTATCTCCGTCGCAGTCGTGGCCGCGACGTGCTCGGTGCCTGCGGTCAACTCGGTCGCCTTGAGACCGGCGAGGGCCCCGTTGCCTTGACACAGATTCAAGCCCGTTGTTAGCATGAATTCCGTACATGGCTAAACAGAGCTCTTTCCCCAATTCAGCCCGCACTCACCGTTCGATTCTCGCCTGTTCGCTGCTTGGTCTCATCTTCACGATCGCTCAGCCGTCAGTCACCCATGCCGTCGAGCCCAAGGAATACACCCTGTCCAACGACATGAAGGTGATCCTCGTGGAAGTCCCGAAGGCCCCCGTCGCGACGGTCCAGGTCTGGTACAAGGTGGGATCGCGCAATGAAGTCATGGGCCGGGCCGGACTCTCGCACATGCTCGAACACATGATGTTCAAGGGCACGGCAAAGTACCCCAAGGGCACCTTCTCCCGCCTGGTTCGCAAGAACGGCGGCATGGACAACGCGTTCACCAGCCAAGACTTCACCGCCTATTTTGAAAACCTCGCTGCCGACCGCGTGACCTTGGCCCTCGAACTGGAAGCGGACCGCATGCAGGGGCTCATTCTCGACGCCAACGAATTCAAGACTGAGCGGGAAGTGGTGAAGGAAGAGCGTCGTCTCCGGAACGAAGACGATCCTCAGGGGGCACTGGTCGAAGCCCTCTTTGCCCAAGCCTTCATGAGCCACCCCTACCATTGGCCGGTGATCGGCTGGTTTTCCGACCTCGATGCCATGAACCTGGACGATCTCCAACGCCATTACGATACGTATTACTCGCCGAACAACGCCACCCTGGTGGTCGTCGGCGACATCAAAGCCGAAACGTTGCTCCCGGTCATCGCCCGACTCTTCGAGCCGATCCCAAAAGGCCCCTCGCCGAAAACACTGACCGTCGCCGAGGGCCCGCAACGGGGGGAGCGCCGCTTCCTCCTCAAGCGCGAAGCGCAAGTCCCTTTCGTCATGATGGGATATCGGGTGCCGAATTACACCAGCGACGATTCCTACGCCTTGAATGTGCTCGAATCCATTTTGTCCCACGGCAAGAGTGCCAGGCTCTATCAAAGCCTCGTCTATGAACAGAAAACGGCCTTGGCCGTGGGTGCCGATTACGGACTCATGCAGGCCGATCCGGGACTGTTTTATTTCTACGCCGTGGTGAAACCTGGCGAAAAAGTCGAGGCCGTCGAGGATGCCGTCGTGAAAGAGATCCACCGGCTCCAAGCTGAGCCACCGAGCGACATTGAGCTGCAGCGGGCAAAAAACCAGATTGAGGCAGCCCACATTTTCGAGCAGGACTCCAACTTCCGGCAAGCTATGTTGTTGGGAGAAGCCGAAACGATCGGGGCTGGTTGGCGAAAAGTCAGCCAGTTTGTTGAACGGACCAGAGCCGTCACCGCCCAGGACGTGCAACGGGTGGCCACCCAATACCTGACGCCCGACATGCGCACGACGGGCACCCTGATCCCACTTCCTCCGCAAACCCAGTCGGCGTTACCGCCACCAACACACTAGTGAGCCATGCAGATGACGCGACGACAAGGTACCGTTCTGCCGCACAGTGAGCACTGGGGCCGAACCACCAGCCCGTTTTCCACCTGGCTGCTCTGCTTGGCGCTCTGTGTGCCCGCTGCCTGGGTGCAGGCCGCCGACATCACACCGACACGTTCCGTCACCGCCAATGGGATGACCGTGTTGTTCCTGGAGCAGCACTTTCTCCCGACCGTCGAGATCCACGCGCTGGTCAAAGTGGGATCAGCCCAGGATCCGCCGGACAAGGCCGGTTTGGCCAACCTCACCGCCAGCCTGTTGGATGAAGGCACGCTCACTCGGACCTCCCGCCAAATCGCCGAGCAGATCGATTTCGTGGGAGGCTCGCTCGAAGCTCATGCTACGGAAGACTACACCACCGCCTCGGCACGCGTCCTTAAGAAGGATGCGGACCTCGGCTTCGCCCTCCTCGCCGACATGCTGCAACACCCGGCCTTTCACAAACAGGAATTCGAGCGGGTGCGGACACAGGTTCTCGGCGAGATCGTCAGCGATGACGACGATCCCGGCAACGTGGCCATGAAGGCCTTCCACCAATTGATTTTCCACGGGCACCCCTACAGCTGGCCGGCTCATGGCACCGAGGATACGCTGAACAAGATCACCGTGGCCGACGTGCAGCAATTTCACGCCCGCGAGTATGTGCCCAACCAGACGATCCTCGTCGTCGTCGGAGACTTGACTCAGGAACAGGCCGCGACGCTGGTGCAGACGCATTTCGGCACATGGAAGAAGGGAGCCCCTTCGGTCGCTCAACTCAAGAAGCCGGCCCCCATCGACCGCAAAATGGTTCAGCTGATTGAGAAGGATCTGACTCAATCGACGATCGTCCTCGGCCATACGGGTATCAGCCGGACTAACCCGGACTACTACGCGATCACGGTCATGAATTATATTCTGGGCGCCGGAGGGTTCTCTTCGCGCCTGATGGATTCGATTCGCGACAAACAGGGCCTTGCCTACGGCATTATGAGCCAGTTCGATTCCCGAGTCATGCCCGGTGCCTTCTTCATCAGCCTCCAGACCCGGACCGACGTGACGAATCAGGCCATTAACAGTGTGCTGGCGGAGATCAAGGCAATTCGCGAGGCCCCGGTCACAGATCAGGAGCTCAGCGAAGCCAAATCCTTCATCGTCGGCAGCTTCCCGTTGCGGATCGATTCGAGCGCCAAATTGGCCAACGTCCTCGCCCAGGTCGAGTTGTATACTCTTGGCTTGGACTATTTCACGAGTTACCCCAAGGCCATCGAAAAGGTCACCAAAGACGATGTCCTCCGCGTGGCCAAACAATACCTCGACCCACAGC encodes the following:
- the rlmN gene encoding 23S rRNA (adenine(2503)-C(2))-methyltransferase RlmN, which codes for MIQHGSARTNLLAFTESGMAAYVASLGWPAYRASQILRWLYQDRIRTFAAMSNLPQKDREYLTANCSIERTSNIHVFSSQDGTKKFVLTLADGNQVECVLIPDEDRLTLCLSTQVGCTLDCGFCLTGTLGLRRNLRAHEIVDQVLLAQDHLHAGERLTNLVFMGMGEPLANLDAVADAVTRLTDQTWGLGFSGRRITISTAGLASRIKDVAPLKVNLAISLNATTDELRQQIMPAANRLHSLQALLAACRAYPLADRERLTFEYVLLADVNDRAEDAARLVKLLRGLRCKVNLIPFNPFPGSPYRRPSDTAIDSFQNILRRGHLDVYLRRSRGRDVLGACGQLGRLETGEGPVALTQIQARC
- a CDS encoding M16 family metallopeptidase — protein: MTRRQGTVLPHSEHWGRTTSPFSTWLLCLALCVPAAWVQAADITPTRSVTANGMTVLFLEQHFLPTVEIHALVKVGSAQDPPDKAGLANLTASLLDEGTLTRTSRQIAEQIDFVGGSLEAHATEDYTTASARVLKKDADLGFALLADMLQHPAFHKQEFERVRTQVLGEIVSDDDDPGNVAMKAFHQLIFHGHPYSWPAHGTEDTLNKITVADVQQFHAREYVPNQTILVVVGDLTQEQAATLVQTHFGTWKKGAPSVAQLKKPAPIDRKMVQLIEKDLTQSTIVLGHTGISRTNPDYYAITVMNYILGAGGFSSRLMDSIRDKQGLAYGIMSQFDSRVMPGAFFISLQTRTDVTNQAINSVLAEIKAIREAPVTDQELSEAKSFIVGSFPLRIDSSAKLANVLAQVELYTLGLDYFTSYPKAIEKVTKDDVLRVAKQYLDPQHYALVVVGSIAKAKVKQ
- a CDS encoding M16 family metallopeptidase; translated protein: MAKQSSFPNSARTHRSILACSLLGLIFTIAQPSVTHAVEPKEYTLSNDMKVILVEVPKAPVATVQVWYKVGSRNEVMGRAGLSHMLEHMMFKGTAKYPKGTFSRLVRKNGGMDNAFTSQDFTAYFENLAADRVTLALELEADRMQGLILDANEFKTEREVVKEERRLRNEDDPQGALVEALFAQAFMSHPYHWPVIGWFSDLDAMNLDDLQRHYDTYYSPNNATLVVVGDIKAETLLPVIARLFEPIPKGPSPKTLTVAEGPQRGERRFLLKREAQVPFVMMGYRVPNYTSDDSYALNVLESILSHGKSARLYQSLVYEQKTALAVGADYGLMQADPGLFYFYAVVKPGEKVEAVEDAVVKEIHRLQAEPPSDIELQRAKNQIEAAHIFEQDSNFRQAMLLGEAETIGAGWRKVSQFVERTRAVTAQDVQRVATQYLTPDMRTTGTLIPLPPQTQSALPPPTH